Proteins from one Plasmodium yoelii strain 17X genome assembly, chromosome: 2 genomic window:
- a CDS encoding AP-4 complex subunit beta, putative, giving the protein MSPGQSEINNLKEVLRKLPQEKDDEKKREVLKKVIAYMTLGIDVSKLFPEIIMMSSTNDIIQKKMIYLYLNNYAETNSELSLLTINTLQKDSKDEDPIIRGLALRSFCNLRINNLFEYIEGPLFNGLNDKNSYVRRIAIISCIKLIKMNPQINIKNDVIKILKNKLLDKDSQCIINSVHALNEILADEGGLKVNKEIIFNMLNKISTFNEWGKCVILNIVSTYIPEDEDEMFDIMNILENHIRDYSTTVFLACLKCFLNLSANDTNLQIKIFNRMKEPLLTLITTSSYEISYIILLHSYILLHESNKLKYDIFDYDYKHFFFRYNDPTYIKDIKLDILVAVSSKNNVSFITNELSEYISDSNVDIAQKSIYSIGCIALKIPKSISRIVDLALCSFLPMKSPHICGATIKMLGNILRKYDEYTKVIIEEVIKHDNKLIDDVGIISYIWIIGEYCEYIENAPYILEEYVNLTDCSYIFMLELLTACLKVLYRRPSEMKIILVSLFQNILNNYKYPELTDKLFFYYKLLYYNYEEAFNIIAAKKKLVTNFCESNENTLLDKLYNEFNTLSILYKYPINNHIRYSKICFSAVYDPEENTHSTNTYNDSGSDVAEACDTNKEHSHNMLYNNRELNDYTEQYDNVDCPQISHSDRDDVALHFDNNQNTNLININDDVAIVGNEISADENGDNHRNNIHNYKGHGESMYPIDNSPSAIKKNNHSPNTKNDNNNAFNSQYKNRNSDKMGTHPNNDTISEEKRTSLELLDMIDSDNFEKLKEILIYAENITPEQYQEQWNLLPEQNNEKLFLRKNYYNLQLESLDELISRYNIIILASGEIDQCLKFYMYSQFYTKHYVFIEFIFNKIEYSINWILKSQSDNADMVDQFTDCFRDIFIDFM; this is encoded by the exons ATGTCTCCTGGCCAA AGCGAGATTAACAATTTAAAAGAAGTTTTAAGAAAATTGCCTCAAGAAAAAGATGACGAAAAAAAGAGAGAGGTTTTAAAAAAGGTCATAGCATATATGACATTAGGTATCGATGTATCCAAATTATTTCCTGAAATTATTATGATGTCTAGTACCAATgatataatacaaaaaaaaatgatatatttatatttgaacAACTATGCAG AAACCAACTCCGAATTATCATTGCTCACAATCAACACATTGCAGAAGGATAGCAAAGATGAAGATCCAATAATAAGAGGGTTAGCATTACGAAGTTTTTGCAATTTaagaattaataatttattcgAATACATCGAAGGGCCATTATTTAACGGGTTAAACGATAAAAATTCTTATGTTCGAAGAATAGCAATTATAAGttgtataaaattaattaaaatgaatccacaaataaatataaaaaatgatgttataaaaatattaaagaaTAAATTGCTTGATAAAGATTCTCAATGCATAATTAATTCAGTCCACGcattaaatgaaatattagcAGATGAAGGTGGATTAAAagtaaataaagaaattatatttaatatgttaAACAAAATATCAACCTTTAATGAATGGGGAAAATGcgtaatattaaatattgttaGCACATATATACCAGAAGATGAAGATGAAATGTTTGATATTATGAACATATTAGAAAATCATATAAGAGATTATTCAACAACCGTATTTTTAGCATGCTTAAAATGCTTTCTTAATTTATCAGCTAATGATACTAATTTgcaaattaaaatttttaatagaaTGAAAGAACCATTACTTACATTAATTACAACATCTTCTTATGAGatatcatatattattttattgcattcttatatattattgcatgaatctaataaattaaaatacgACATTTTTGATTATGACTataagcattttttttttcgatacAACGACCCCACCTATATAAAGGACATCAAGTTAGATATCCTTGTTGCAGTTTCATCCAAG AATAATGTTTCTTTCATAACAAATGAATTGAGCGAGTATATATCCGATTCAAATGTTGACATAGCACAGAAATCTATTTATTCCATCGGATGCATTGCTTTGAAAATACCTAAATCGATTTCGAGAATTGTAGATCTCGCATTATGCTCCTTTTTACCAATGAAATCGCCACATATATGTGGAGCTACTATAAAAATGTTGGGAAATATATTAAGaaaatatgatgaatatACAAAGGTAATAATAGAAGAAGTAATAAAGCATGACAACAAATTGATTGATGATGTAGGAATAATTTCTTATATATGGATAATAGGAGAATATTGtgaatatatagaaaatgcaCCATACATTTTAGAAGAATATGTAAATCTAACTGATTgctcatatatatttatgttagaATTATTAACGGCTTGCTTAAAAGTTTTATATAGAAGACCATCtgaaatgaaaattattttagtatctttatttcaaaatatattaaataattataaatatccCGAACTTACTgataaactttttttttattataaacttttatattataattatgaagaagcatttaatattattgcagctaaaaaaaaattggtaaCTAACTTTTGTGAATCTAATGAAAATACATTATtagataaattatataatgagTTTAATACCTTATCAATACTATATAAATATCCTATAAACAATCATATTCGATAttcaaaaatatgttttagcGCTGTATATGACCCAGAAGAAAATACGCATAGCACTAATACGTATAATGATAGTGGTAGCGACGTTGCTGAAGCTTGCGATACAAATAAGGAACATAGTCATAACatgttatataataatagggAACTTAATGACTATACCGAGCAATATGATAACGTTGATTGCCCACAAATTTCTCATAGCGACAGGGATGACGTTGCTTTACATTTTGATAATAACCAGAACACCAATTTGATcaatataaatgatgatGTGGCCATAGTTGGAAACGAGATCAGCGCTGATGAAAATGGTGATAACCATCGAAATAATATTCACAATTATAAAGGGCATGGCGAAAGTATGTACCCCATAGATAATTCACCTAGCgctattaaaaaaaataatcatagccctaatacaaaaaatgacaATAACAACGCATTTAATTCCCAATATAAAAATCGGAACAGCGATAAAATGGGTACTCATCCCAACAATGATACCATTTCCGAAGAAAAAAGAACCTCTCTTGAATTGCTAGATATGATTGATTCagataattttgaaaaattaaaagaaattttaatatacGCAGAAAATATAACACCGGAACAATACCAAGAACAATGGAATTTATTACCagaacaaaataatgaaaaattatttttaagaaaaaattattataatttacaaTTAGAATCGTTAGATGAATTGATATCGAGATataacataattattttggCATCTGGAGAAATCGATCAATGCCTTAAGTTTTATATGTATTCACAATTTTACACAAAACATTATGTATTCattgaatttatttttaacaagATAGAATATTCCATTAACTGGATATTGAAATCGCAGTCTGATAACGCCGATATGGTAGATCAGTTTACCGATTGCTTCAGGGACATATTCATAGATTTTATGTGA
- a CDS encoding AP2 domain transcription factor AP2-L, putative: MVSIVDNCVLNKYNIFPPVWGFEDQIRNNVENIKLINIKNNEHKILRIPNYLFFFLKHYSNINSKYSRNEIDNQCEKNEEAPYLFHIDGKVFYGYEISLFVFLIEEDIELKHLNKEHMKANLSKNNGTNTNTLYNLNINNHIKYKEDNNREMLKSCFERTNCSYIFPKNTTINNDEICYDKITKYENNVANENYTESVNLRNMKYESFLSFLFNNSNFQKNNENDSGCYYIERFNAYLCTILDHVNEKVILSIYPINKWGLNESRNKALNFIKYEDYIKKIIEKTKYDMINVKYNLDKMEVHNLINVFNINNNTNNHNKNNLFYDKEINTLLECNTMYNTKADLFDNTICPSTYPFKYTSLKKIVRSYTSLYTNKNWKKGIKIMSSSMKCLFEKGRKLKTISILRKSDNPIRDYINTKVECSRNNLVLKSTDMYGNGNICEQKKNGDVNKNGSLIIDSSFKKKMNQCVQNYIFFTLHKINVKNNLRFRGNAVNIIKRRLNKYLTKMYLGFNNSSANKMCNCEKDIFETLFLRTILYLEDIRNDVNSGNCKNCGSKMRENIFDQINDVFDNREKGYKFEEGSYRVKQCGENSEYHEGSNNGNSSEHHSDGNSDGNSEGNSEGNNGSNNSGHSGGNNDDNSGDNGSSRDSNNDGSNDDDNGSNNNNNDDENEENEENDETNNDETRDHEYTNEHEGYSTTNENNIIKDKYKYVENFDCENIDSKKILNEEMSNFNKYPFNRNKSEMSTNYFENTCNISANNSNNGYYEENHNMFVNSDEGLTITSVNMQNAKINSRDEEITFGNLTNENCHSDNGYNNMNTYVETYLDNNKGHNTSDVKRDSCSTNEERTSNNSLDDNNKMKNDIYDNDLIFHGNNINIKNELINGGESYESNLLRMKENLLNINKDSDTCVKKKAIKKRNKTKLERSSKSLDEEKKEVLNKVSQITRVGGVCFDKNRQRWIAHWKIDGKYHKHYFPISQYGFENARERAINCRKQAEKLFNLPEIQPRNRWNQVKVSGTSHIKKASKLPRCEGVAYDEMSQSWVSTFVVHKKFSIDELGFYEARNRAIYCRRTFEKINSEEDYEFLLKQRLGLTEEEKDELNLLFDFDKSALEKMETVGNANKIKNNIHNLRIQDNGDYSLMDNHNNMEQAKTVNNNMESKISNEQYLKITQEAIEMILSNIKHKSLPEIKLKLIDVEKFENYNTLIDKHFKFVTSVKNISQLQPYIALFHKFIIYHTLPHNVSLKKQLCIIEALEWSSFFSGDVNHKID; the protein is encoded by the coding sequence ATGGTATCAATTGTAGATAATTGCgttttaaacaaatataatatattcccCCCAGTGTGGGGATTCGAAGATCAAATTCGAAATAATGTGGAGAATATTAAACtgataaatattaaaaataatgagcACAAAATATTAAGGATACcaaattatttgtttttctttttaaaacACTATTCAAATATTAATTCAAAATATTCAAGAAATGAAATAGATAACCAATGTGAAAAAAACGAAGAAGCACCATATTTGTTTCATATCGATGGTAAAGTTTTTTATGGATATGAAATatcattatttgtttttttaattgaagAGGATATTGaattaaaacatttaaataaagaaCACATGAAAGctaatttatcaaaaaataatgggACAAATACTAAcacattatataatttaaatattaacaatcatataaaatataaagaagataaTAATAGAGAAATGTTAAAAAGTTGTTTTGAAAGAACAAACTGTTCTTATATATTCCCAAAAAACACCACcattaataatgatgaaatatgttatgataaaataacaaaatatgaaaataacgTTGCTAATGAAAACTATACGGAATCCGTTAATTTACGTAACATGAAATATGAATCCTTCTTATCATTTCTATTTAATAACTccaattttcaaaaaaataatgaaaacgATTCGGGATGTTATTATATAGAGAGATTTAATGCGTACCTTTGCACAATACTTGATCATGTAAATGAAAAGGTTATTTTAAGTATATACCCAATAAATAAATGGGGTTTAAATGAAAGCAGAAACAAAGctcttaattttattaaatatgaagattatattaaaaaaataatagagaaaacaaaatatgatatgatAAATGTGAAATACAATTTAGATAAAATGGAGGTacataatttaattaatgtATTCAATATAAACAATAACACAAACAaccataataaaaataatttattttatgacaaAGAAATTAACACATTATTAGAGTGTAACACCATGTACAATACGAAAGCCGACTTATTTGATAATACTATTTGCCCCTCTACCTATCCTTTTAAATATacttctttaaaaaaaatcgtCAGAAGCTATACATctttatatacaaataaaaattggaAGAAAGGAATTAAAATAATGTCATCATCTATGAAATGTCTCTTTGAAAAGGgaagaaaattaaaaaccATATCAATTTTAAGAAAATCTGATAATCCTATTCGAGATTATATAAACACAAAAGTGGAATGTTCAAGAAATAATTTAGTCTTAAAATCCACAGATATGTATGGTAATGGAAATATATGTGAACAGAAGAAAAACGGtgatgttaataaaaatggttCTCTAATAATAGATAgctcatttaaaaaaaaaatgaatcagTGTGtgcaaaattatattttttttacattgcACAAAATTAAtgtgaaaaataatttacgTTTTAGAGGGAATGctgtaaatataataaaaagaagattaaataaatatttgacTAAAATGTATCTTGGATTTAATAATTCTAGCGCAAATAAAATGTGTAATTGTGAAAAGGATATTTTTGAAACACTTTTCTTAAGAACTATTTTGTATTTAGAGGATATTAGAAACGATGTAAATTCTGGAAATTGTAAAAACTGTGGCTCAAAGATGCGAGAAAACATATTTGATCAAATAAACGATGTTTTTGATAATAGAGAAAAAGGATATAAATTTGAAGAGGGATCATATCGTGTTAAGCAATGTGGCGAAAATAGTGAATATCATGAAGGTAGCAATAATGGAAATAGTAGTGAGCATCATAGTGATGGTAATAGTGATGGTAATAGTGAAGGGAATAGTGAAGGGAATAACGGAAGTAATAATAGTGGACATTCTGGGGGTAATAATGATGACAATAGTGGTGATAATGGAAGTAGTAGAGACAGCAATAATGATGGTAGCAACGATGATGACAATGGaagcaataataataataatgatgatgaaaatgaagagaatgaagaaaatgatgaaactaataatgatgaaactAGGGACCATGAGTATACCAATGAACATGAAGGGTACAGTACTACTAATGaaaataacataataaaggataaatataaatatgttgaaaattttgattgtgaaaatattgattcaaagaaaatattaaatgagGAAATGTCtaattttaacaaatatccatttaatagaaataaaaGTGAAATGAGTacaaattattttgaaaacaCTTGTAACATTAGCgcaaataatagtaataatggatATTATGAAGAAAATCACAATATGTTTGTAAACAGTGATGAGGGTTTAACAATAACCAGTGTTAATATGCAGAATGCCAAAATTAATTCGAGGGACGAAGAAATAACATTTGGAAATTTAACAAATGAAAATTGTCATAGTGATAACggttataataatatgaacacATATGTTGAAACCTAtttagataataataaaggaCATAATACTAGTGATGTTAAAAGAGATTCATGTAGTACAAATGAAGAACGAACCTCAAATAATTCACTTGatgataacaataaaatgaaaaacgaTATATATGACAATGATTTAATATTTCACGgaaataacataaatattaaaaatgaattaataaatggtGGTGAATCTTATGAATCTAACCTATTAAGAATGaaagaaaatttattaaatattaataaagatTCAGATACATgcgttaaaaaaaaagcaataaaaaaaagaaataaaacaaaattggAAAGAAGCAGCAAAAGTTtagatgaagaaaaaaaagaagttTTAAATAAAGTATCACAAATAACAAGAGTTGGTGGTGTTTGCTTTGATAAAAATCGACAAAGATGGATAGCTCATTGGAAAATTGACGGAAAATACCATAAGCATTATTTTCCTATAAGCCAATATGGATTTGAAAATGCTCGAGAAAGAGCAATAAATTGTAGAAAGCAAGCTGAAAAGCTTTTTAATTTGCCCGAAATACAGCCAAGAAATCGATGGAATCAAGTAAAAGTTAGTGGTACATCTCATATTAAAAAGGCATCGAAACTACCACGTTGTGAAGGTGTAGCCTATGATGAAATGTCACAGAGTTGGGTAAGTACATTTGttgtacataaaaaattttctATCGATGAGCTAGGTTTTTATGAAGCAAGAAATAGAGCTATTTATTGCAGAAGAACATTTGAGAAAATAAATTCCGAAGAAGATTATGAATTTTTACTTAAACAAAGATTAGGTTTAAcagaagaagaaaaagatgAATTAAACCTGCTATTCGATTTTGATAAAAGTGCAttggaaaaaatggaaacaGTAGGAAATGCcaataagataaaaaataatatacacaaTTTGAGAATCCAAGATAATGGTGATTATTCACTTATGGACAATCATAATAATATGGAACAAGCAAAAactgttaataataatatggaaagtaaaatatcaaatgagcaatatttaaaaattacaCAAGAGGCTATTGAAATGATTTTAAGCAACATAAAACACAAATCACTACCAGAAATTAAACTTAAATTAATTGATGttgaaaaatttgaaaattataatacacTAATTGATAAGcattttaaatttgttacttctgtaaaaaatatatctcaATTACAACCTTATATAGCTTTGTtccataaatttattatttaccacACGTTACCACATAATGTATCTTTGAAAAAACAATTATGCATTATTGAGGCTTTAGAATGGTCTTCCTTTTTTTCTGGCGACGTTAACCATAAAATTGATTAA